From a single Nostoc sp. MS1 genomic region:
- a CDS encoding thiamine phosphate synthase encodes MKEAGYYDGSITNGVVVMVEPYSQHQQIQQVVYRILDANLDRAREGLRIIEEWCRFGLNSAHLAGEFKHLRQEVASWHTEELRAARDTPGDPGTDLSHPQEEQRSSIKALLQANFCRVEEALRVLEEYGKLYHPEMGQACKQMRYRVYSLETDLMGYQRHQLLRRSRLYLVTSPSENLLPTVEAALKGGLTVVQYRDKETDDTVRLELAAKLRQLCHSYSALFIINDRVDLALAVDADGVHLGQQDMPIATARQLLGPQRVIGRSTTNAEEMRRAIVEGADYIGVGPVYETPTKVGKAAAGLEYVKYAAQNSSVPWFAIGGIDANNINDVIDAGAERVAVVRSLMQAEQPTLVTQYFLSQLNRIKPGG; translated from the coding sequence ATGAAAGAGGCTGGATATTACGATGGAAGCATTACTAATGGGGTAGTTGTAATGGTGGAGCCATACAGCCAACATCAGCAAATCCAGCAAGTTGTGTACCGTATATTAGATGCTAATTTAGACCGTGCGCGTGAAGGGTTACGGATCATTGAAGAATGGTGTCGCTTTGGCTTAAATAGCGCCCACTTAGCAGGGGAATTTAAGCATTTGCGTCAAGAGGTTGCTAGTTGGCACACTGAAGAATTACGGGCAGCACGAGATACCCCTGGCGATCCCGGTACTGATTTAAGCCATCCCCAGGAGGAACAACGTTCAAGTATTAAGGCGTTGTTACAAGCTAACTTCTGTCGTGTGGAGGAAGCTTTGCGGGTGCTGGAGGAGTATGGTAAGCTTTATCACCCTGAAATGGGGCAGGCTTGTAAGCAGATGCGGTATCGGGTTTACAGCCTAGAAACTGATTTGATGGGTTATCAGCGCCATCAACTGCTGCGGCGATCGCGTTTATATCTTGTTACCTCCCCATCAGAAAATTTATTACCAACTGTGGAAGCTGCTCTTAAAGGTGGCTTGACAGTAGTGCAGTATCGTGATAAAGAGACAGACGATACTGTACGTTTAGAACTAGCGGCGAAACTCCGCCAACTTTGCCACAGCTACAGTGCTTTATTTATCATCAATGATAGGGTGGATTTGGCTTTAGCTGTAGATGCTGATGGTGTGCATCTAGGACAACAGGATATGCCGATCGCCACTGCTAGACAATTACTCGGCCCCCAGCGCGTCATCGGTCGTTCTACAACTAACGCAGAGGAAATGCGAAGGGCAATTGTAGAAGGTGCGGATTATATAGGCGTGGGGCCTGTATATGAAACGCCAACAAAAGTAGGTAAGGCGGCGGCTGGCTTAGAATATGTGAAGTATGCTGCTCAAAATAGTTCAGTTCCCTGGTTTGCTATTGGCGGCATAGATGCCAATAATATCAATGATGTGATTGATGCTGGAGCAGAGAGGGTGGCAGTAGTGCGATCGCTCATGCAGGCTGAACAACCAACCCTAGTTACACAATATTTTCTCTCACAACTCAATCGGATTAAGCCAGGGGGTTGA
- a CDS encoding VOC family protein: protein MKTIGIHHIAIICSDYERSKKFYVDVLGFKIIKETFRAERDSYKLDLLINDNTQIELFSFPNTPLRVSNPEACGLRHLAFSVENIEETVTDLKLNDIDTENIRIDEITGKRFTFFKDPDNLPLEIYEV from the coding sequence ATGAAAACTATTGGTATCCACCACATAGCAATTATTTGTTCTGACTACGAACGTTCAAAAAAATTTTATGTAGATGTTCTAGGCTTTAAAATCATTAAAGAAACATTCCGAGCCGAGCGAGATTCTTATAAATTAGATTTACTTATTAATGATAATACTCAGATTGAGTTATTTTCTTTTCCCAATACTCCCCTACGAGTAAGTAATCCAGAAGCTTGTGGGTTAAGACATTTAGCCTTCTCTGTTGAAAATATAGAAGAGACTGTTACTGATCTAAAATTGAATGATATAGACACAGAGAATATTAGAATTGATGAGATTACAGGCAAAAGATTTACTTTTTTTAAAGACCCAGATAACTTGCCTCTAGAGATTTATGAGGTTTAA
- a CDS encoding glycosyltransferase family 4 protein, with the protein MENISQLATTIQDTTASPEILVISRLFLPKEAVIGEYLYNRCLQDPEQVVVLAASCRGDKAFDQAQQFPVYRWPDAKHWLGNFLGSYLQPLFNLVATFVFAIKLYFRYHYRYIEWGHGYEFPSLLLLSYILPIRFFIYLHGNDIAGILSNPLWRSLFKLTLKRAEGIVCNSSSTQNYLRNTFRLQTPTHVINPVVRPEKFGLGSNGKSLEELRDGERLRQIYNIPQTAVVILSVGRLVKQKSFDRVIENLPLLLTIGVDVHYIICGQGPCEPELKSLAERLRVDKRVHFAGYVKNQELPSYYAACDIFAMLTATNTKASNLEGFGIVYLEASYFGKPVIASRHPSLIDVVRHEENGLLVNPKSGYEVFQAFKQLCQNQQLREQLGRRGKELAKRKTLHRSLYMGQSLEVRA; encoded by the coding sequence ATGGAAAACATCTCGCAACTGGCAACAACAATCCAAGACACGACAGCCTCCCCAGAAATTTTAGTAATATCGCGTCTTTTTTTGCCTAAAGAAGCTGTAATTGGGGAGTATCTTTACAATCGCTGTCTTCAAGATCCAGAACAAGTAGTTGTTTTGGCGGCTAGTTGTAGAGGGGATAAAGCATTTGATCAAGCACAACAGTTTCCTGTATATCGTTGGCCAGATGCTAAACATTGGCTAGGTAATTTTTTAGGAAGTTATTTACAACCCTTGTTTAATTTGGTGGCAACATTTGTTTTCGCAATCAAATTATATTTTCGTTATCACTATCGTTATATTGAATGGGGACACGGCTACGAGTTTCCCTCACTCTTATTATTGAGCTATATCCTACCCATACGTTTCTTTATTTACTTACACGGCAATGATATTGCTGGTATTTTATCTAATCCTTTATGGCGATCGCTTTTTAAATTAACCCTCAAACGTGCCGAAGGGATTGTGTGTAATAGTTCTTCAACACAAAATTATTTAAGAAATACCTTCCGCTTGCAAACCCCCACCCACGTTATCAATCCCGTAGTTAGACCAGAAAAATTTGGTTTGGGAAGCAATGGTAAAAGCTTAGAAGAACTAAGGGATGGTGAACGCCTACGTCAAATTTACAATATTCCCCAAACTGCTGTAGTCATTCTTTCTGTAGGACGCTTAGTCAAACAAAAAAGCTTTGATCGGGTTATTGAAAACCTACCATTACTCTTAACTATCGGTGTAGATGTTCACTACATTATCTGCGGTCAAGGCCCTTGTGAACCTGAATTAAAATCCTTAGCAGAGCGTTTGCGCGTAGATAAGCGGGTACACTTTGCTGGATATGTCAAAAACCAGGAATTACCAAGTTATTATGCTGCTTGCGATATATTCGCCATGCTGACTGCAACAAACACTAAAGCCAGCAACTTAGAAGGGTTTGGCATCGTTTACTTAGAAGCCAGTTACTTTGGTAAACCTGTAATTGCTTCACGCCACCCTTCTTTAATTGATGTGGTACGCCACGAAGAAAACGGCTTATTGGTAAATCCCAAATCTGGTTACGAAGTTTTTCAAGCGTTCAAACAACTGTGCCAAAATCAGCAATTGCGTGAACAACTTGGCCGCCGGGGTAAAGAATTAGCCAAACGCAAAACCCTCCATCGTTCCTTATACATGGGACAGAGTTTAGAGGTTAGAGCTTAA
- the thiS gene encoding sulfur carrier protein ThiS, which translates to MTNSITLQVNGETQNCVSQTSLPVLLQQLGFNPRLVAVEYNGEILHRQFWEHTQVQSGDRLEVVTIVGGG; encoded by the coding sequence ATGACTAATTCAATTACCTTACAAGTAAATGGGGAAACACAAAATTGTGTGTCCCAAACTTCTTTACCCGTTTTACTTCAGCAATTGGGGTTTAATCCCCGATTAGTGGCGGTAGAGTATAACGGGGAAATTTTACACCGCCAGTTCTGGGAACATACTCAAGTACAATCAGGCGATCGCTTAGAGGTAGTGACAATTGTTGGCGGTGGTTGA
- a CDS encoding IS982 family transposase, with product MSTIVSRLDITQVFCDVDDFCKQWEQLWQVIPQLPSITGERRSRSRMSISEVMTIVIAFHGSGYRTFKEFYTLHVLPGWRGAFPNLVSYNRFVELMPWCLMLLCCFLHTRTGEITGISFIDSTPINVCHNCRAHAHKVFKGLVNWGKNSVGWHFGFKLHLIINDQGELLAFKLTSANVDDRKPVPEMTEDLIGKLFGDRGYVSQKLFEELYERGLELITKSKKNMKNRLVKLLDKILLRKRAVIESVNDHLKNICQIEHSRHRSPLNFLVNLMAGLAAYTYLPKKPSIDIYPKDLPALPPAIF from the coding sequence ATGTCTACTATTGTATCTCGCCTCGATATTACACAAGTATTCTGTGATGTAGATGATTTCTGTAAACAGTGGGAACAGTTATGGCAAGTGATCCCACAGCTACCATCGATAACAGGAGAACGTCGTAGTCGCTCAAGGATGAGCATATCGGAAGTGATGACAATAGTCATTGCCTTTCATGGTAGTGGATATCGAACATTTAAGGAATTTTATACATTGCACGTACTACCTGGTTGGCGTGGGGCATTTCCCAACTTGGTGAGCTACAACAGATTTGTAGAATTGATGCCGTGGTGCTTAATGCTGTTGTGCTGCTTTTTGCATACAAGGACAGGAGAAATTACGGGAATTAGTTTTATTGATTCAACGCCTATTAATGTGTGCCATAATTGCCGCGCCCATGCACATAAAGTATTTAAAGGATTAGTAAATTGGGGCAAAAACTCGGTCGGTTGGCACTTCGGATTCAAACTTCATTTGATAATTAATGACCAAGGTGAATTGTTGGCATTTAAATTAACTTCTGCCAACGTAGATGACCGCAAGCCAGTGCCAGAAATGACTGAGGATTTGATTGGCAAACTGTTTGGTGACCGAGGATATGTTTCACAAAAATTATTTGAAGAGTTATACGAACGAGGTTTAGAGCTAATTACTAAATCCAAGAAAAACATGAAAAATCGCTTGGTCAAGTTGCTTGATAAAATTTTGTTACGTAAACGAGCAGTCATTGAATCAGTGAATGACCATCTCAAAAATATTTGTCAAATAGAACACTCTCGACATCGTAGTCCACTTAACTTTTTGGTTAATTTAATGGCAGGCTTGGCAGCTTATACTTATTTGCCTAAAAAACCATCTATTGATATTTATCCAAAAGACTTGCCTGCTCTACCTCCTGCCATTTTTTAG
- a CDS encoding DUF1517 domain-containing protein encodes MPKKLLQTIKPLLKTVVTLGLVLALALGHADGALAARSGGRIGGGSFRAPSSRTYSPPGGGYGGGYGGGGYGYAPYPGGGFGFPFLLPFWGIGGGFGGLFGILIFFAIANFLLQAFRRATSGEVGEDVGYSENPTVTVCRLQVGLLAQARDLQPELNHMAETADTNSPQGRAEVLQEASLALLRHPEYWVYAGAGTQQAKLNAAESQFNRLALAERSKFTEETLSNVNNQLKAARAKDALPAADEIDNPTRLITEGPGEYIIVTLLAATLGKFELPAVNSADDLRQALRQIGSLPAEQLLAIEVLWTPQAEGDTLTSDDLFAEYPDLKLV; translated from the coding sequence ATGCCTAAAAAACTACTACAAACTATCAAACCTCTGTTAAAAACTGTCGTTACACTGGGACTGGTGTTAGCTTTGGCGTTGGGACACGCCGATGGCGCATTAGCAGCTCGCAGTGGTGGACGAATTGGTGGTGGTTCCTTTAGAGCGCCTTCTAGCCGCACTTATTCACCTCCCGGTGGTGGATATGGTGGTGGATATGGCGGTGGAGGATATGGTTATGCTCCCTACCCTGGTGGTGGCTTTGGTTTCCCCTTTTTACTGCCTTTCTGGGGTATTGGGGGAGGATTTGGCGGTTTATTTGGCATCTTAATATTTTTTGCGATCGCTAATTTCCTATTACAAGCCTTCCGTCGCGCCACCAGTGGAGAAGTAGGCGAAGATGTTGGTTACAGCGAAAACCCCACAGTTACAGTATGTCGCTTGCAAGTTGGCTTATTAGCACAAGCGCGAGATTTGCAGCCAGAACTCAACCACATGGCGGAAACGGCTGATACCAATTCCCCCCAAGGACGAGCTGAAGTGCTGCAAGAAGCCAGCCTAGCTTTACTACGTCACCCTGAATATTGGGTATATGCGGGTGCTGGTACACAACAAGCGAAGTTAAATGCAGCAGAATCTCAATTTAATCGCCTAGCGTTAGCAGAACGCAGTAAGTTTACTGAAGAAACTCTATCTAACGTCAACAACCAGCTAAAAGCAGCGCGTGCTAAAGATGCTTTACCTGCGGCTGATGAAATAGATAACCCAACCCGCCTAATAACTGAAGGCCCTGGCGAATATATTATTGTCACCCTCTTGGCGGCGACTTTAGGTAAATTTGAACTCCCAGCCGTTAACAGCGCTGATGACTTGCGCCAAGCTTTACGGCAAATTGGTAGTCTTCCAGCTGAACAACTTCTAGCAATTGAGGTGTTGTGGACTCCCCAAGCTGAAGGTGATACTCTCACTTCTGATGATTTATTTGCTGAGTATCCTGATTTGAAGTTGGTGTAA